A genome region from Staphylococcus capitis subsp. capitis includes the following:
- the truA gene encoding tRNA pseudouridine(38-40) synthase TruA: protein MRILVEIAYQGNQFLGFQIQQQGRTVQQQFEKILKRMHKRHVRIHPTSRTDRGVHAYQQFFHFDTELNIDNQQWQYAMNRFLPDDIYVKNVHTVEENFHCRYDCVGKRYRYKVYQGEHRNPFKSGLETFINSDLDLSKMNEAAHHFIGTHDFTGFCSQKTEVESKVRTLYQSEVVQTETGFDYVVTGSGFLYNMVRVLVAFLIEVGKGKRQPDEVPQLLEEKNRNNVPFTAPAEGLYLEKIYLSPESLTEEFGNDIKIHLKKSLEND from the coding sequence TTGCGAATTTTAGTAGAAATAGCATACCAGGGTAATCAATTTTTAGGATTTCAAATCCAACAACAAGGAAGAACTGTACAGCAACAATTTGAAAAGATTTTAAAACGTATGCATAAACGACATGTACGAATTCATCCTACCAGTCGTACAGATAGAGGGGTGCATGCGTATCAACAATTTTTCCATTTTGATACTGAGTTAAATATAGATAATCAACAATGGCAATATGCGATGAACCGTTTTTTACCTGATGATATTTACGTCAAAAACGTTCATACAGTAGAAGAAAACTTTCATTGTAGATATGATTGTGTCGGCAAGAGATATCGCTATAAAGTTTATCAAGGAGAACATCGTAATCCCTTTAAAAGTGGTCTCGAAACATTTATAAATAGTGATTTAGATTTATCAAAAATGAATGAAGCTGCGCATCATTTTATTGGTACACATGACTTTACGGGGTTTTGTTCTCAGAAAACGGAAGTGGAAAGTAAAGTAAGAACGTTATACCAAAGTGAAGTGGTTCAAACTGAGACAGGTTTTGATTATGTGGTTACTGGTTCTGGATTTCTTTATAACATGGTTCGTGTTCTTGTAGCATTTTTAATAGAGGTGGGAAAAGGGAAGCGACAACCCGACGAAGTTCCGCAACTACTTGAAGAAAAAAATAGAAACAATGTGCCTTTTACTGCTCCGGCAGAAGGACTATACTTAGAAAAGATTTATTTGTCGCCAGAATCTTTAACAGAAGAGTTTGGAAATGATATTAAAATACATCTTAAAAAATCATTGGAAAATGACTGA
- the rplM gene encoding 50S ribosomal protein L13 codes for MRQTFMANESNIERKWYVIDAEGQTLGRLSSEVAAILRGKNKVTYTPHVDTGDYVIIINASKIEFTGNKEQDKMYHRHSNHPGGLKSITAGELRRTNPERLLETSIKGMLPSSRLGEKQGKKLFVYGGAEHPHAAQQPENYELRG; via the coding sequence ATGCGTCAAACATTTATGGCAAATGAATCAAACATTGAGCGCAAATGGTATGTTATTGATGCTGAAGGCCAAACATTAGGTCGTTTATCATCTGAAGTAGCTGCTATCTTACGCGGTAAAAATAAAGTAACTTATACACCACACGTTGATACTGGTGACTATGTGATCATCATCAACGCTTCAAAAATCGAATTCACTGGTAATAAAGAACAAGATAAAATGTATCACCGTCATTCAAATCACCCAGGTGGTTTAAAATCAATCACAGCTGGTGAATTAAGAAGAACAAACCCAGAACGTTTATTAGAAACTTCTATCAAAGGTATGTTACCAAGTTCACGCTTAGGTGAAAAACAAGGTAAAAAATTATTTGTATATGGTGGCGCTGAACATCCACACGCTGCACAACAACCAGAAAACTACGAGTTACGTGGTTAA
- the rpsI gene encoding 30S ribosomal protein S9, whose product MAQVEYKGTGRRKNSVARVRLVPGEGNITVNNRDVRDYLPFESLILDLNQPFDVTETKGNYDVLVNVHGGGFTGQAQAIRHGIARALLEADPEYRGSLKRAGLLTRDPRMKERKKPGLKKARRSPQFSKR is encoded by the coding sequence TTGGCACAAGTTGAATATAAAGGTACAGGCCGTCGTAAAAACTCAGTAGCACGTGTACGTTTAGTACCAGGCGAAGGTAACATTACAGTTAATAACCGTGACGTACGTGACTACTTACCATTCGAATCATTAATCTTAGACTTAAATCAACCATTCGATGTTACTGAAACTAAAGGTAACTATGACGTTTTAGTAAACGTTCACGGTGGTGGTTTCACTGGACAAGCTCAAGCTATCCGTCACGGAATCGCTCGTGCTTTATTAGAAGCTGACCCTGAATACAGAGGTTCTTTAAAACGCGCTGGATTACTTACTCGTGACCCACGTATGAAAGAACGTAAAAAACCAGGTCTTAAAAAAGCTCGTCGTTCTCCACAATTCTCAAAACGTTAA